A stretch of Flexivirga aerilata DNA encodes these proteins:
- the dapF gene encoding diaminopimelate epimerase: MTTIAFAKGEGTLNDFVLVPALDGAPELDAREVTFLADRRAGIGGDGVIRVVPIEHAPEEIRQRAEDARWFMDYRNHDGSIAEMCGNGTRVFARYLVDHGLVDTPEFAIATRAGVKRITPAGDGFATDLGPWRLARPADAAERGMDGVVQVVGAEDPLPALSLDLGNPHTVVALPPGIDLGALDLTHAPHVDPHPEHGTNVEFVRALDPGHISMRVHERGVGETQSCGTGAAAAALATWWWAGQPAGQLDWRVDVPGGTLGVHIAGDRVALSGPAHVIAEGQVTLPG; the protein is encoded by the coding sequence GTGACGACGATCGCCTTTGCCAAAGGGGAGGGCACGCTCAACGACTTCGTGCTCGTGCCCGCGCTCGACGGTGCCCCGGAGCTGGACGCCCGCGAGGTGACGTTCCTCGCCGACCGGCGGGCCGGCATCGGCGGGGACGGCGTGATCCGCGTGGTGCCGATCGAGCACGCGCCGGAGGAAATCCGGCAGCGCGCCGAGGACGCGCGGTGGTTCATGGACTACCGCAACCACGACGGCTCGATCGCCGAGATGTGCGGCAACGGCACCCGTGTCTTCGCCCGCTACCTGGTCGATCACGGGCTGGTCGACACCCCGGAGTTCGCGATCGCGACCCGGGCCGGCGTCAAGCGGATCACCCCGGCCGGGGACGGCTTCGCCACCGATCTCGGGCCGTGGCGGCTGGCCCGGCCGGCCGACGCCGCCGAGCGGGGGATGGACGGTGTCGTGCAGGTCGTCGGCGCCGAGGACCCGCTGCCGGCGCTCAGCCTCGACCTCGGCAACCCGCACACGGTCGTCGCGTTGCCCCCGGGCATCGACCTCGGCGCGCTGGACCTGACGCACGCGCCGCACGTGGACCCGCACCCCGAGCACGGCACCAACGTGGAGTTCGTCCGCGCGCTCGACCCCGGCCACATCAGCATGCGCGTGCACGAGCGCGGCGTCGGTGAGACCCAGAGCTGCGGCACCGGCGCGGCCGCGGCCGCGCTCGCGACGTGGTGGTGGGCGGGTCAGCCCGCCGGCCAGCTCGACTGGCGGGTCGACGTGCCGGGCGGGACCCTCGGCGTACACATCGCCGGCGACCGGGTGGCCCTCTCCGGGCCGGCGCACGTGATCGCCGAGGGACAGGTCACGTTGCCGGGCTGA
- a CDS encoding class I SAM-dependent methyltransferase, with amino-acid sequence MSDHYFTAQPASADERRTINVPLAGRTRAVQVAPGVFSPDRIDQGTSVLLQHAPPPPSDGTFLDLGCGWGPIALSLGLLSPDAHVWGVDVNERALDLLAHNAADLGLSNVHGATAEQVPAGQRFDLIWSNPPIRVGKQALHDLLTTWLPRLTDDGVAYLVVQRNLGSDSLQKWLTERGFAAERFTSVKGFRILRVSPAT; translated from the coding sequence ATGAGCGACCACTACTTCACCGCACAGCCGGCGAGCGCGGACGAGCGCCGCACGATCAACGTGCCCCTTGCCGGGCGGACCCGCGCCGTGCAGGTCGCACCGGGTGTTTTCTCCCCCGACCGCATCGACCAGGGCACGAGCGTGCTGCTGCAGCACGCTCCCCCGCCGCCGAGCGACGGCACCTTCCTCGATCTGGGCTGCGGCTGGGGCCCGATCGCGCTCAGCCTCGGATTGCTGTCACCGGACGCGCACGTGTGGGGTGTCGACGTCAACGAGCGCGCCCTCGACCTGCTCGCCCACAATGCGGCCGATCTCGGGTTGTCCAACGTGCACGGCGCCACCGCCGAGCAGGTGCCGGCCGGGCAGCGGTTCGACCTGATCTGGTCCAACCCCCCGATCCGGGTCGGCAAGCAGGCGCTGCACGACCTGCTCACCACCTGGCTGCCGCGCCTCACCGACGACGGCGTCGCCTACCTGGTGGTGCAGCGCAATCTCGGGTCGGACTCGCTGCAGAAGTGGCTGACCGAGCGCGGTTTCGCGGCCGAGCGCTTCACGAGTGTGAAGGGGTTCCGCATCCTGCGCGTCAGCCCGGCAACGTGA